In a single window of the Planctomycetota bacterium genome:
- a CDS encoding terpene cyclase/mutase family protein → MTRAGIVVGVLTAMVGQAWAPSRADEPAAVTAPERRAPPRPAAAERLSPAELDGAIDRGRRFLVAVQNDDGSFGTPERTKDLNIIAGVGSHHGFRAATTALCVQALIEETDGSPEVLRAIERGEAWLMDELPTVRRDDPMLIYNVWSHGYGIQALVAMHGRLPDDAQRRERIAGLIRGQFEKLVRYESAEGGWGYYDFTAGTQRPASSSTSFVNAMVLIALADARAIGIEPPARITQRALESTRKQRLPDYSYLYGSYLRMEPRMGINRPAGSLGRSQACNLAFRLWGDQTITDGVLAEWLDRLIQRNGWLDLGRKRPVPHESFFQVAGYFYYFGHYYAARVIDILPAAERPFYQDHLARILLAVQDADGSWWDYPLYNYHQQYGTAYALMSLHRCRRANDALPVPDQR, encoded by the coding sequence ATGACGCGCGCGGGAATCGTCGTCGGCGTGCTCACGGCCATGGTCGGCCAAGCGTGGGCGCCGTCACGGGCAGACGAACCAGCGGCGGTGACGGCGCCCGAACGCCGCGCGCCCCCCCGGCCGGCGGCGGCCGAGCGCCTCTCGCCGGCGGAGCTCGACGGCGCCATCGACCGCGGGCGGCGGTTCCTCGTCGCCGTCCAGAACGACGATGGCTCGTTCGGCACGCCCGAACGCACCAAAGACCTCAATATCATCGCCGGCGTCGGCTCGCACCACGGCTTCCGTGCGGCGACGACCGCGCTGTGCGTGCAGGCGCTGATCGAGGAGACCGACGGCTCGCCGGAGGTGCTGCGCGCCATCGAACGCGGCGAGGCGTGGCTCATGGACGAGCTGCCCACGGTCCGCCGCGACGACCCGATGCTGATCTACAATGTCTGGTCGCACGGCTACGGCATCCAGGCCCTCGTGGCGATGCACGGCCGGCTCCCCGACGACGCCCAGCGGCGCGAGCGGATCGCCGGGCTGATCCGCGGGCAGTTCGAGAAGCTCGTCCGCTACGAGTCGGCCGAGGGGGGCTGGGGCTACTACGACTTCACCGCCGGCACGCAGCGCCCCGCGTCGAGCTCGACGAGCTTCGTCAACGCGATGGTCCTGATCGCCCTCGCCGACGCCCGCGCGATCGGCATCGAGCCCCCCGCGCGGATCACGCAGCGCGCCCTGGAATCGACGCGCAAGCAGCGGCTTCCCGACTACAGCTACCTGTACGGCAGCTACCTGCGGATGGAGCCGCGGATGGGGATCAACCGCCCCGCCGGCAGCCTTGGCCGCAGCCAGGCCTGCAACCTCGCCTTCCGGCTGTGGGGCGACCAGACGATCACCGACGGCGTGCTCGCCGAGTGGCTCGACCGTCTCATCCAGCGCAACGGTTGGCTCGATCTGGGGCGGAAGCGCCCCGTGCCCCACGAGTCGTTCTTCCAGGTGGCGGGCTACTTCTACTACTTCGGCCACTACTACGCGGCGCGGGTGATCGACATCCTCCCGGCGGCGGAGCGGCCGTTCTACCAGGACCACCTCGCGCGGATCCTGCTTGCGGTCCAGGATGCCGACGGCTCATGGTGGGACTATCCGCTCTACAACTACCACCAGCAATACGGCACGGCCTACGCGCTGATGTCGCTGCACCGCTGCCGCCGGGCGAACGACGCGCTGCCCGTGCCCGACCAACGCTGA
- the carB gene encoding carbamoyl-phosphate synthase large subunit yields the protein MPRRDDLHTILLIGSGPIVIGQACEFDYSGTQACKALREDGYRVVLVNSNPATIMTDPGTADRTYIEPLTPEFIEKVIELERPDAVLPTLGGQTALNLAMDLHRRGVLDRHGVEMIGADAEAIRRGEDREIFKETMRRIGLETCRGRIVRSLAEAREVLGEIGLPAVIRPSFTLGGSGSGVAYNRDEFDSKVQRGLDLSPVGEVLVEESILGWKEYEMEVMRDADDNAVIICSIENFDPCGVHTGDSITVAPALTLTDRQYQRMRDASFAVIRAIGVATGGSNIQFAVDPRTGRMIVIEMNPRVSRSSALASKATGFPIAKIAAKLAVGWRLHELANDITRRTKACFEPAIDYVVVKVPRFAFEKFPEADSRLTTQMKSVGETMAIGRTFKEALQKALRGLEVGAFGLGCDGKDLWGTAAEPTVDDIVARISTPDPDRIWWLRYAVKAGLSIDEIHGHTGIDPWFLDQIVQVVELESLLRTVGSLAEIDTGLLRAAKQAGFSDRQLGTLLHAAELDVRQERLRRGIVATYKAVDTCAAEFEAFTPYYYSTWEEEDELPPPEPGRRRVMILGGGPNRIGQGIEFDYCCCHASFALRELGIQSIMVNSNPETVSTDYDTSDILFFEPLTCEDVLNIADRIAPDGVIVQLGGQTPLNLARALHGAGLPIIGTSVDTIEVAEDREKFRALLDRLGLAQPASGIARTLAGARAEVQRIGYPSLVRPSYVLGGRAMEICYDQQQFDRYVAEAFAVAQGQPVLIDRFLEDAVEVDVDCIADGSRVVIAGVMEHIEEAGVHSGDSACCIPPHGLPDEVVAEIREAAAGMARSLGVVGLMNVQFAVKREDGRPTIYVIEANPRASRTVPFVAKATGVPVAKVAVKVMAGQSLAEQGIVADPVPVHVSVKESVFPFVKFAGVDIALGPEMRSTGEVMGVADRFSIAFAKSQIAAGTVLPRSGRIFISVASPQAKEAIVEPARRLVALGFELVATSGTARVLAAAGVPVESVKKLQEGHPNLLDMLIDRRVQLIFNTPRGKGARTDEGRIRAASVLHGVPCITTLPAAEACIRAMEAMRSESLSVQALQDRFPQTVPAG from the coding sequence ATGCCGCGCCGCGACGATCTCCACACCATTCTGCTCATCGGATCCGGGCCGATCGTCATCGGGCAGGCCTGCGAATTCGACTATTCCGGTACCCAGGCCTGCAAGGCGCTGCGCGAAGACGGCTACCGCGTCGTCCTCGTCAACTCCAACCCGGCCACGATCATGACCGATCCGGGGACGGCCGACCGGACCTACATCGAGCCGTTGACGCCGGAGTTCATCGAAAAGGTCATCGAACTGGAGCGGCCCGACGCCGTCCTGCCGACGCTCGGGGGCCAAACCGCCCTCAACCTGGCGATGGATCTCCACCGCCGCGGCGTCCTCGACCGCCACGGCGTGGAGATGATCGGCGCCGACGCCGAGGCGATCCGCCGCGGCGAGGACCGCGAGATCTTCAAGGAGACGATGCGCCGCATCGGGCTGGAGACCTGCCGCGGGCGGATCGTCCGGAGCCTGGCCGAGGCCCGCGAGGTCCTCGGCGAGATCGGCCTGCCGGCGGTCATCCGCCCGAGTTTCACGCTCGGCGGGTCGGGCTCGGGGGTGGCCTACAACCGCGACGAGTTCGACTCCAAGGTGCAGCGCGGCCTCGATCTGTCTCCCGTCGGCGAGGTGCTGGTCGAGGAGTCGATCCTCGGCTGGAAGGAATACGAGATGGAGGTGATGCGCGACGCCGACGACAACGCCGTCATCATCTGCTCGATCGAGAACTTCGATCCGTGCGGCGTCCACACTGGCGATTCGATCACCGTGGCACCGGCGCTGACGCTCACCGACCGGCAATACCAGCGGATGCGCGACGCCAGCTTCGCGGTGATCCGCGCGATCGGCGTCGCCACCGGCGGGTCCAACATCCAGTTCGCCGTCGACCCGCGCACGGGGCGGATGATCGTCATCGAGATGAATCCGCGCGTCAGTCGGTCGTCGGCGCTGGCCAGCAAGGCGACCGGCTTCCCGATCGCCAAGATCGCCGCCAAGCTCGCCGTCGGGTGGCGACTCCACGAACTGGCCAACGACATCACCCGGCGCACGAAGGCCTGCTTCGAGCCGGCCATCGACTACGTCGTCGTCAAGGTGCCGCGCTTCGCGTTCGAGAAGTTTCCCGAGGCCGACAGCCGGCTGACGACGCAGATGAAGAGCGTCGGCGAGACGATGGCGATCGGGCGGACCTTCAAGGAAGCGCTGCAGAAGGCGCTCCGCGGTCTCGAGGTCGGCGCCTTCGGCCTCGGCTGCGACGGCAAAGACCTGTGGGGGACGGCCGCGGAGCCGACGGTCGACGACATCGTCGCCCGGATCTCGACTCCCGATCCGGACCGGATCTGGTGGCTCCGGTATGCCGTCAAGGCGGGGCTCTCGATCGACGAGATCCACGGCCACACCGGGATCGATCCCTGGTTCCTCGACCAGATCGTCCAAGTGGTCGAGCTGGAGAGCCTGCTGCGGACGGTGGGCAGCCTCGCCGAGATCGACACCGGCCTGCTCCGGGCCGCGAAGCAGGCCGGCTTCTCCGACCGGCAGCTCGGGACGCTGCTCCACGCCGCCGAGCTCGACGTGCGCCAGGAGCGGCTCCGCCGCGGCATCGTCGCCACCTACAAGGCCGTCGACACCTGCGCCGCCGAGTTCGAGGCCTTCACCCCCTACTACTACTCGACGTGGGAGGAGGAAGACGAGCTCCCGCCCCCCGAGCCGGGGCGGCGGCGGGTGATGATCCTCGGCGGCGGCCCCAACCGCATCGGCCAAGGGATCGAGTTCGACTACTGCTGCTGCCACGCCAGCTTCGCGCTCCGCGAGCTGGGCATCCAGAGCATCATGGTCAACTCCAACCCCGAGACGGTGAGCACCGACTACGACACCAGCGACATCCTGTTCTTCGAGCCGCTGACCTGCGAGGACGTGCTCAACATCGCCGATCGGATCGCCCCCGACGGCGTCATCGTCCAGCTCGGCGGGCAGACGCCGCTCAACCTCGCCCGCGCCCTCCACGGTGCCGGGCTGCCGATCATCGGCACGAGCGTCGACACCATCGAGGTCGCCGAGGACCGGGAGAAGTTCCGCGCCCTGCTCGACCGGCTCGGGCTCGCGCAGCCGGCCAGCGGCATCGCCCGGACCCTTGCCGGGGCCCGTGCCGAGGTCCAGCGGATCGGCTATCCGTCGCTCGTCCGCCCGAGCTACGTCCTCGGCGGCCGGGCGATGGAGATCTGCTACGACCAGCAGCAGTTCGACCGCTACGTCGCCGAGGCGTTCGCCGTCGCCCAGGGCCAGCCGGTGCTCATCGACCGGTTCCTCGAGGATGCCGTCGAGGTCGACGTCGATTGCATCGCCGACGGCAGCCGGGTCGTGATCGCCGGGGTGATGGAGCATATCGAGGAGGCGGGGGTCCACTCCGGTGACTCGGCCTGCTGCATCCCGCCCCACGGGCTGCCCGACGAGGTGGTCGCGGAGATCCGGGAGGCGGCGGCGGGCATGGCCCGGAGCCTCGGCGTGGTCGGCCTGATGAACGTCCAGTTCGCCGTCAAGCGCGAGGATGGCCGGCCGACGATCTACGTCATCGAGGCCAACCCCCGCGCCAGCCGCACCGTGCCGTTCGTCGCCAAGGCGACCGGCGTGCCGGTGGCGAAGGTGGCGGTGAAAGTGATGGCCGGCCAGTCGCTGGCGGAGCAGGGGATCGTCGCCGACCCCGTTCCGGTCCATGTCAGCGTCAAGGAGAGCGTGTTCCCGTTCGTGAAGTTCGCCGGCGTCGACATCGCCCTGGGGCCCGAGATGCGCTCCACCGGCGAGGTGATGGGCGTCGCCGACCGGTTCAGCATCGCGTTCGCGAAGAGCCAGATCGCCGCCGGGACCGTCCTGCCGCGCTCGGGGCGGATCTTCATCAGCGTGGCCAGCCCGCAGGCGAAGGAGGCGATCGTCGAGCCGGCTCGGCGCCTGGTGGCCCTGGGCTTCGAGCTGGTGGCCACGTCGGGCACGGCGCGCGTGCTGGCGGCGGCCGGGGTGCCGGTGGAGTCGGTGAAGAAGCTCCAGGAGGGCCACCCCAACCTCCTCGACATGCTCATCGACCGCCGCGTCCAGCTGATCTTCAACACCCCCCGCGGCA
- a CDS encoding MFS transporter → MPTEATPGALDRALGKAYRRLLPLLFLCYVIAYVDRTNVAIAKLTMAKDLPAFTNDVIGLGAGIFFLGYFLLEIPGSIIVERWSARKWICRIMVTWGICAALTAFVKTPLQFYAVRFLLGLAEAGFFPGIIVYLTHWFPAKERARALSIFLVASPIAMIVGPALSRLLLPIGTEEVIDGVTVAHPHLLGMAGWQWIYIAWGIPAVVVGLLVLVLMPDRPHDAVWLSRDEADALEEQLAADTRRQKAAHMPVWQALTNPRVLLLALAYFGIVTANYGIEFFLPSILEKTYALKLEEVTVLVMLPSLLVIVGQIFVGRSSDRTGERRWHASVPVFIGAAALVAGALVRGNLPLTVACFVVAAAGMKAYMPAFWALPNLFLASTAAAGSVGLINSVGNLGGFLGPTLLGFVDKTTGSFTIGLLITALTATLSACLIASLPFAAAPREEDAGGADDSDRHDTGPVRVDDDGNPYRRPFADQ, encoded by the coding sequence GTGCCGACCGAAGCGACGCCCGGCGCCCTCGACAGGGCGCTTGGCAAGGCCTACCGGCGGCTCCTGCCGCTTCTCTTCCTCTGCTACGTCATCGCCTACGTCGACCGCACCAACGTGGCGATCGCGAAGCTGACGATGGCCAAGGACCTGCCGGCGTTCACCAATGACGTCATCGGTCTGGGCGCCGGGATCTTCTTCCTCGGCTATTTCCTCCTCGAGATCCCGGGGTCGATCATCGTCGAGCGCTGGAGCGCCCGGAAATGGATCTGCCGGATCATGGTCACGTGGGGGATCTGCGCGGCGCTGACCGCGTTCGTGAAGACGCCCTTGCAGTTCTACGCGGTGCGTTTTCTCCTCGGCCTCGCCGAGGCGGGGTTCTTCCCGGGGATCATCGTCTACCTGACGCACTGGTTCCCGGCGAAGGAGCGGGCCCGGGCGCTGTCGATCTTCCTCGTCGCCTCGCCGATCGCGATGATCGTCGGGCCGGCGCTGTCGCGGCTGCTGCTGCCGATCGGCACGGAGGAGGTGATCGACGGCGTGACGGTGGCCCATCCGCATCTCCTCGGCATGGCCGGATGGCAGTGGATCTACATCGCCTGGGGGATTCCGGCGGTGGTCGTCGGCCTGCTCGTGCTCGTGCTCATGCCCGACCGGCCGCACGACGCGGTCTGGCTGTCGCGCGACGAGGCCGACGCGCTCGAGGAACAGCTCGCGGCCGACACGCGCCGCCAGAAGGCGGCCCACATGCCGGTCTGGCAGGCGCTCACCAACCCGCGCGTGCTGCTGCTCGCACTGGCCTACTTCGGGATCGTGACGGCCAACTACGGGATCGAGTTTTTCCTCCCGAGCATCCTCGAAAAGACCTATGCGCTGAAGCTCGAGGAGGTCACGGTGCTGGTCATGCTCCCCTCGCTACTGGTGATCGTGGGGCAGATCTTCGTCGGGCGGAGTTCCGACCGCACCGGGGAGCGCCGCTGGCACGCGTCGGTGCCGGTGTTCATCGGCGCGGCGGCGCTGGTGGCGGGGGCGCTGGTCCGCGGCAACCTGCCGCTGACGGTGGCCTGTTTCGTGGTCGCTGCCGCGGGGATGAAGGCCTACATGCCCGCCTTCTGGGCGCTCCCCAACCTGTTCCTCGCCAGCACGGCGGCGGCCGGGAGCGTCGGGCTGATCAATTCGGTGGGGAACCTCGGCGGCTTCCTCGGGCCGACGCTCCTCGGGTTCGTCGACAAGACGACCGGGTCGTTCACGATCGGCCTGCTGATCACGGCGCTGACCGCCACGCTCTCGGCCTGCCTGATCGCGTCGCTACCGTTCGCCGCCGCGCCGCGGGAAGAGGATGCCGGCGGGGCCGACGACTCCGATCGGCACGACACCGGCCCCGTGCGCGTCGATGACGACGGCAATCCGTATCGCCGGCCGTTCGCCGACCAGTGA
- a CDS encoding alkyl hydroperoxide reductase, with protein MPLVLDALDALRDRLPDDLKDLRLNAQAVLSGENLTPAQALGTALAAARFLRCGPLAAALEADLRASLGGDAAAVVSDATAAAGLMAMNTVYFRFRHMVAHGREGKESYASRPARLRMGRMAQPATSKLDFELMSLGCAALAGCEACIQSHEASLVHLGASEEACHDAVRIAAVMSGVACGLDASGGD; from the coding sequence ATGCCCCTCGTGCTCGACGCCCTCGATGCCCTCCGCGACCGCCTCCCCGACGACCTCAAGGACCTGCGCCTCAACGCCCAGGCGGTGCTCTCCGGTGAGAACCTCACCCCCGCCCAGGCCCTCGGCACGGCCCTGGCCGCGGCCCGGTTCCTGCGCTGCGGGCCGCTCGCCGCGGCGCTGGAGGCGGATCTCCGCGCGAGCTTGGGGGGCGACGCGGCCGCCGTCGTGTCTGACGCCACCGCCGCCGCCGGGCTGATGGCGATGAACACGGTCTACTTCCGGTTCCGCCACATGGTGGCCCACGGCCGCGAGGGCAAGGAGAGCTACGCCTCGCGGCCGGCGCGCCTGCGGATGGGGCGGATGGCGCAGCCGGCGACGTCGAAACTCGACTTCGAGCTGATGAGCCTCGGCTGTGCGGCACTGGCCGGGTGCGAGGCCTGCATCCAGAGCCACGAGGCGAGTCTCGTCCACCTCGGCGCGAGCGAAGAAGCCTGTCACGACGCGGTGCGGATCGCGGCGGTGATGTCGGGGGTTGCCTGCGGGCTCGATGCCTCCGGTGGAGACTGA
- a CDS encoding HlyD family efflux transporter periplasmic adaptor subunit — MRVVRNGFGLVSAGSVARVVVAVLGTAATAAAAQQPPAAAADAAPAKAPETVTAERGRFEVALEAKGDVVPLDAALIDFDPQAWQQPLRIVSVVPHGSKVNAGDVIIQYDTKKLDQAIADAESAAAVAEKALEIARRELPVSEALHPLELAAAERAGRIAAEDLKRWQTVERKQTEEQARFGLKAAEEFLKYANEELRQLQQMYKDKDLTEETEEMILQRTRFEVEQAEFRLKNSRLNAEEQLSVEVPRRDEAVAAAAARAALDLEKARATLPLRLDQQRLTVAKEELERAQAARKLAELKEDRLKTTLRAPRSGIVYHGRFHDGAWSTAAVSSKAAAGQDAPPGEMMFTVVDPARVGFSATIEEKDLHLVTPGIAGRVTPDGYPEAEIPATLAAFNGVPKNGRYHAQFAVAPPAGGPALLPGMGGRLRAIVHARPDAVTLPTSAVFRDDDGSRVVYLPGQPAALKRVVKVGRTAGDRIEILEGVAAGEAVLAKRP, encoded by the coding sequence ATGCGAGTGGTGCGAAACGGATTCGGCCTGGTGAGCGCAGGGAGCGTGGCCCGCGTCGTCGTGGCGGTGCTCGGCACCGCGGCGACCGCCGCCGCGGCACAGCAGCCCCCGGCGGCTGCCGCCGATGCCGCCCCGGCCAAGGCGCCGGAAACGGTGACCGCCGAACGCGGTCGGTTCGAGGTCGCGCTCGAGGCCAAAGGCGACGTCGTTCCCCTCGACGCAGCGCTGATCGACTTCGACCCCCAGGCCTGGCAGCAGCCGCTGCGGATCGTCTCGGTCGTGCCCCATGGCTCCAAGGTGAACGCCGGCGACGTGATCATCCAATACGACACCAAGAAACTCGACCAGGCGATCGCCGACGCCGAGAGCGCCGCGGCCGTCGCCGAGAAAGCGCTCGAGATCGCCCGGCGCGAACTGCCGGTGAGCGAGGCCCTCCATCCCCTCGAGCTCGCCGCCGCCGAACGTGCCGGGCGGATCGCCGCCGAGGATCTCAAGCGCTGGCAGACCGTGGAGCGGAAGCAGACCGAGGAGCAGGCGCGGTTCGGCCTCAAGGCGGCGGAGGAGTTCCTCAAGTACGCCAACGAGGAGCTCCGCCAGCTCCAACAGATGTACAAGGACAAGGACCTCACCGAGGAGACGGAGGAGATGATCCTCCAGCGGACCCGGTTCGAGGTCGAGCAGGCGGAGTTCCGCCTCAAGAACTCGCGCCTCAACGCCGAGGAGCAGTTGTCCGTCGAGGTGCCGCGGCGCGACGAGGCGGTCGCTGCCGCCGCGGCCCGTGCCGCGCTCGACCTCGAGAAGGCCCGGGCGACGCTGCCGCTGCGCCTCGACCAGCAGCGCCTCACCGTCGCCAAGGAGGAGCTCGAGCGGGCCCAGGCGGCGCGCAAGCTCGCCGAACTGAAGGAGGACCGCCTCAAGACGACCCTCCGCGCACCGCGTTCCGGGATCGTGTACCACGGCCGGTTCCACGACGGCGCTTGGTCGACCGCGGCGGTGAGCAGCAAGGCGGCGGCCGGCCAGGACGCGCCCCCCGGGGAGATGATGTTCACCGTCGTCGATCCGGCCCGCGTCGGGTTCTCCGCCACGATCGAGGAGAAGGACCTGCACCTCGTCACCCCCGGGATCGCGGGCCGGGTGACGCCCGACGGCTACCCCGAGGCCGAGATCCCGGCGACACTCGCCGCTTTCAACGGCGTCCCGAAGAACGGCCGCTACCACGCCCAGTTCGCCGTCGCGCCCCCTGCCGGCGGGCCGGCGCTGCTCCCCGGGATGGGCGGCCGCCTCCGGGCCATCGTCCATGCCCGTCCCGACGCGGTGACGCTCCCGACCAGCGCCGTGTTCCGCGACGACGACGGCAGCCGCGTCGTCTACCTGCCGGGGCAGCCGGCGGCGCTGAAGCGCGTGGTCAAGGTCGGCCGGACGGCGGGTGATCGGATCGAGATTCTCGAGGGCGTCGCGGCTGGCGAGGCGGTGCTCGCCAAGCGCCCCTGA